A window of the Helianthus annuus cultivar XRQ/B chromosome 4, HanXRQr2.0-SUNRISE, whole genome shotgun sequence genome harbors these coding sequences:
- the LOC110937493 gene encoding uncharacterized protein LOC110937493 produces the protein MEVEEEEIMEVEEESDFSDRDLTAESESDFSDMDLTAHKTKTPKRGLTRLPKMRTAFTNSGGKKHKVTFDELEKFSGEYRSEFSSFLGDLVREYVGFRFLAWKTVPTEVKDKLWEEITRFYDIDACRRRFIMTRLGDLLRNFRRKVYAGYIVPNLGKPKKLARIPKRYRSMVEQTDWDKFVTYTQSDEFKDVSNKRKTARSKYVYDHHLGRGGYAYLRDKLVQNNELSVDEIPSRALMWRKARENKNGEYKNVDVKDIANKIIDTETQIKDGSVNLDPGTDALTLVFGKEKGGFLKGVGYGVTSSRYWQSPRTKGSSKERIAQLEFQLHNERLERGKKDEQIKTLSMQMAETNNTLNQVLAHLAAQGQTLQICSLSADKMSQTQVNSLDKHDGSKHKANATASKIVQKEMAPTVKSMNNSTGSKDNTNVTTSNISSKVVQTEVTSHANTSKMVQKEMITENVKTRKKDVLSTQETSLLGTSSQLESQENIHNTHSTNVLEIKCTLYTINMNNCVAYGTIHLSTGKQSIHGVPLQDNCYRVSIDKVVKEAAFLPVESCEVKTVGDALNTFVAWPKYLVKTS, from the exons ATGGAAGTTGAAGAAGAAGAAATCATGGAAGTTGAAGAAGAAAGCGATTTCTCGGATAGGGATTTGACAGCTGAATCTGAAAGCGATTTCTCGGATATGGATTTGACAGCACACAAAACAAAAACACCGAAGAGGGGGTTGACCAGGTTACCAAAAATGCGAACAGCATTTACAAACTCGGGTGGAAAAAAACACAAAGTTACATTTGATGAATTGGAGAAGTTTTCTGGGGAATATAGATCAGAATTTTCTAGTTTTTTGGGAGACCTAGTAAGAGAATATGTCGGATTTAGGTTTTTAGCGTGGAAAACAGTGCCAACAGAAGTAAAGGATAAATTGTGGGAGGAAATAACG CGTTTTTATGACATTGATGCATGTCGTAGGCGTTTTATAATGACTCGGCTTGGTGACCTGCTTCGAAATTTTAGAAGAAAAGTGTATGCGGGATACATAGTACCTAACTTAGGTAAACCAAAGAAACTTGCACGAATTCCTAAGAGGTATCGTTCAATGGTGGAGCAAACAGACTGGGACAAGTTTGTAACATATACACAATCAGACGAGTTTAAG GATGTGTCAAATAAGAGAAAAACAGCACGATCAAAATACGTTTATGATCATCACTTGGGACGAGGAGGGTATGCTTATCTAAGAGACAAACTG GTACAAAATAACGAACTTTCAGTTGATGAGATCCCCTCTCGTGCTTTAATGTGGAGGAAAGCAAGGGAAAACAAAAACGGAGAATACAAGAATGTTGATGTAAAAGACATAGCTAATAAAATA ATTGACACTGAAACGCAAATTAAAGATGGATCCGTGAACCTTGATCCGGGCACGGATGCACTCACATTAGTATTTGGCAAAGAAAAAGGTGGGTTTTTAAAAGGTGTTGGTTATGGAGTGACTTCTAGTAGATATTGGCAGAGTCCTCGAACAAAAGGATCATCAAAAGAACGAATTGCACAACTGGAGTTTCAACTACATAATGAGAGACTTGAGCGTGGGAAAAAAGATGAACAAATTAAGACCCTTTCGATGCAGATGGCAGAAACAAATAACACACTTAATCAAGTTTTAGCTCATCTGGCTGCACAAGGACAAACTTTACAAATATGTTCATTATCTGCAGACAAAATGTCACAAACACAA GTAAATTCTTTGGATAAACATGACGGATCAAAGCATAAGGCCAATGCTACCGCATCTAAAATAGTGCAAAAAGAAATGGCACCAACG GTAAAATCTATGAACAATAGTACTGGATCAAAGGACAATACTAATGTTACCACATCTAACATATCAAGTAAAGTAGTGCAAACAGAAGTCACTTCTCATGCTAACACTTCTAAAATGGTGCAAAAAGAAATGATAACA GAAAACGTGAAAACTAGAAAAAAAGATGTTTTGTCTACGCAAGAGACTTCACTTCTTGGGACATCATCGCAGTTGGAATCACAAGAAAATATACATAATACACATTCAACAAATGTCCTAGAG aTCAAGTGTACTCTATATACTATAAATATGAACAACTGTGTGGCTTATGGTACAATTCATTTGTCAACGGGAAAACAAAGCATTCATGGAGTTCCACTACAAGATAATTGCTATAGAGTTTCTATTGATAAAGTTGTAAAAGAAGCAGCATTTTTACCGGTAGAATCATGTGAGGTCAAAACAGTTGGGGATGCACTAAATACTTTTGTTGCTTGGCCAAAATACCTTGTCAAAACTAGCTAA
- the LOC110937495 gene encoding granule-bound starch synthase 1, chloroplastic/amyloplastic — MATSTALNLNCVSRTSVSNNGVAVNTSRRDVKASALRVGKTQMAVHEGLRVMYNSRVINANRIQNVKSRKFVVCGLGMNLVFVAAEVGPWSKTGGLGDVVGGLPPAMAANGHRVMTVAPRYDQYKDAWDTEVEIELKAGDKTEKVRFFHCYKRGVDRVFVDHPMFLEKVWGKTASKVYGPVAGIDYTDNQIRFSLLCQAALEAPRVLNLNSSEYFSGPYGEDVVFIANDWHTALLPCYLKSMYQPRGLYASAKVAFCIHNIAYQGRFAFADFELLNLPDEFRSSFDFIDGYEKPVKGRKINWMKAGILESDKILTVSPYYAEELVSGPDKGVELDNILRKTTVQGIVNGMDVQEWNPMTDKFTSVKFDSTTVMSAKPLIKEALQAEVGLPVDKNIPVIGFIGRLEEQKGSDILAAAIPEFIGEDVQIIVLGTGKKAMEKQLDDLEVEYPLKARGVAKFNVKLAHMIIAGADFIIVPSRFEPCGLIQLQAMPYGCVPIVASTGGLVDTVKEGYTGFQMGAFNVECETVDPADVTAIATTVKRALAVYGTPAFSEMIQNCMGQELSWKKPAKKWEEVLLSLGVEGSEAGIEGEEIAPLAKENVATP; from the exons ATGGCTACCTCCACTGCATTGAATTTGAATTGTGTGTCAAGAACCTCAGTTTCGAACAATGGAGTGGCAGTTAACACCAGCAGGCGTGACGTTAAAGCGTCCGCGTTAAGAGTTGGAAAAACGCAGATGGCGGTTCATGAAGGACTTAGAGTTATGTATAACTCTAGGGTGATAAATGCAAACAGAATACAAAATGtgaaatcaagaaaattcgtTGTTTGTGGGTTAGGAATGAATTTAGTATTCGTTGCAGCCGAAGTTGGTCCCTGGAGTAAAACCGGTGGACTTGGTGATGTTGTTGGTGGACTCCCACCCGCCATGGCT GCGAACGGGCATCGTGTGATGACGGTTGCACCTCGTTATGATCAGTATAAGGATGCTTGGGATACCGAAGTAGAAATCGAG CTCAAGGCTGGGGACAAAACGGAGAAAGTGAGATTCTTCCATTGCTATAAGAGAGGTGTTGACAGAGTGTTTGTGGATCACCCTATGTTTCTTGAGAAG GTTTGGGGAAAGACTGCTTCAAAGGTTTATGGACCAGTTGCTGGGATAGACTACACAGATAACCAAATTAGATTCAGCTTATTATGCCAG GCAGCTTTGGAAGCCCCGAGGGTGTTGAATCTAAATAGTAGTGAATATTTCTCAGGGCCCTATG GGGAAGATGTTGTGTTCATTGCTAATGATTGGCATACCGCGCTTCTTCCATGCTACTTGAAAAGCATGTATCAGCCAAGAGGATTGTATGCGAGTGCTAAA GTTGCCTTCTGTATCCACAACATAGCTTACCAGGGCAGATTTGCTTTTGCAGACTTTGAACTGCTTAATCTTCCCGACGAGTTCAGAAGCTCTTTTGATTTCATCGACGG ATATGAGAAACCAGTGAAGGGTAGAAAGATTAACTGGATGAAAGCAGGAATACTCGAATCAGACAAGATCTTAACCGTTAGCCCTTACTATGCCGAAGAGCTTGTTTCTGGTCCAGACAAAGGAGTGGAATTAGACAATATCCTCAGGAAAACAACCGTTCAGGGAATCGTGAACGGAATGGATGTTCAGGAATGGAATCCCATGACTGATAAATTTACCAGTGTCAAATTTGATTCTACCACT gtAATGAGTGCAAAACCACTTATAAAAGAAGCCCTTCAAGCAGAAGTTGGATTGCCTGTGGATAAAAACATTCCTGTCATAGGATTTATAGGCAGGCTTGAAGAACAAAAGGGTTCAGACATTCTTGCGGCAGCCATCCCTGAATTTATAGGCGAGGACGTACAGATAATAGTTCTT GGGACGGGTAAAAAGGCGATGGAGAAGCAACTGGATGACTTAGAGGTAGAATATCCACTTAAGGCTAGAGGAGTGGCGAAATTCAATGTGAAACTGGCTCATATGATCATAGCGGGAGCTGATTTTATAATAGTGCCTAGTAGATTTGAGCCATGCGGTCTCATCCAGTTGCAAGCAATGCCTTACGGATGT GTGCCTATTGTTGCATCAACCGGAGGGTTGGTTGACACGGTGAAAGAAGGCTACACTGGATTTCAAATGGGAGCGTTTAACGTTGAG TGTGAAACAGTTGATCCAGCAGATGTAACTGCCATTGCAACGACTGTTAAAAGGGCGTTAGCGGTTTATGGTACTCCAGCCTTTTCAGAGATGATTCAAAACTGTATGGGTCAAGAACTTTCTTGGAAG AAACCTGCAAAGAAGTGGGAAGAAGTGCTTTTGAGTTTGGGGGTGGAAGGTAGTGAGGCTGGAATTGAGGGTGAAGAGATTGCTCCTCTTGCCAAGGAAAATGTGGCTACACCTTAA
- the LOC118491604 gene encoding uncharacterized protein LOC118491604: MSNWDFGYFFGEISNESYVSDSVWLPGVDRGEEEVVSVRPQHAGTYHSHQEGSVRSVVPDLNQVVEEAGPSYVAQSYPQQEKHAYGTYHSHQEKQRKKKSEEGAFDIEEDENEIEKGVTHFEESDQDEEDGGDWDDGGGGDDGGEKDDGANDPKKQGKVFATLHELKNWAYKTEIAKGYVIVTQRTVTKGEDSSARTVKIWLQCDRGGTCKSKATVRRSGSKKIGCPFKMIGKLDASSGNWSLVVKQKDHNHEHAVFLEGHAFARRLTPDEELLVERLYIQNMEPTNIHLTIRKQNPQSVCILRDIQNVIKRLKSKCTVIGLQCRYWSKCCMKEGMFTTPG, from the exons ATGTCAAATTGGGACTTTGGATATTTTTTTGGTGAAATTTCGAATGAGTCATATGTCTCCGATAGCGTTTGGTTACCCGGCGTTGATCGAGGTGAGGAGGAGGTGGTTTCCGTGCGTCCGCAACACGCCGGAACTTACCATTCGCATCAGGAAGGGAGTGTGCGGTCCGTGGTGCCTGATTTGAACCAG GTCGTAGAGGAGGCGGGACCATCTTACGTGGCTCAAAGCTATCCACAACAGGAAAAACATGCATACGGTACTTACCATTCCCATCAGGAAAAACAACGCAAGAAAAAGTCCGAGGAAGGTGCTTTTGACATCGAGGAAGACGAGAACGAAATCGAGAAAGGTGTTACACACTTCGAGGAAAGTGATCAAGACGAGGAAGATGGTGGTGACTGGGACGATGGTGGTGGCGGGGACGATGGTGGTGAAAAGGACGATGGTGCTAATGACCCGAAAAAACAAGGAAAG GTATTTGCGACACTTCACGAGTTAAAGAATTGGGCTTACAAAACAGAAATTGCGAAAGGTTACGTCATTGTGACCCAACGAACGGTAACAAAGGGTGAAGATTCGTCAGCAAGGACAGTGAAGATATGGTTGCAATGCGACCGTGGAGGCACATGCAAAAGTAAAGCAACAGTTCGGCGTTCTGGTAGCAAGAAGATTGGGTGTCCTTTTAAAATGATAGGGAAACTAGACGCAAGTAGTGGCAATTGGAGCTTAGTGGTGAAGCAAAAGGATCATAACCATGAGCATGCGGTATTTCTCGAGGGTCACGCGTTTGCAAGAAGGTTGACCCCAGACGAAGAATTATTGGTAGAGAGACTTTATATTCAAAACATGGAGCCTACGAACATACATTTAACCATAAGAAAACAAAACCCACAGAGCGTGTGCATTCTACGAGACATACAAAACGTGATAAAAAGATTAAAGTCAAAATGTACGGTGATCGGACTCCAATGCAGATATTGGAGCAAATGTTGCATGAAGGAAGGTATGTTTACCACACCCGGGTGA